A part of Streptomyces sp. NBC_01451 genomic DNA contains:
- the coaD gene encoding pantetheine-phosphate adenylyltransferase has translation MRRAVCPGSFDPITNGHLDIISRASRLYDEVYVAVMINKSKKGLFEVDERIDLIRQVTAEFGNVRVESFHGLLVDFCKQRDIPAIVKGLRAVSDFDYELQMAQMNNGLSGVETLFVPTNPTYSFLSSSLVKEVAAWGGDVSHLVPPLVLEALDGRLKKT, from the coding sequence GTGCGCCGCGCCGTCTGTCCCGGGTCGTTCGACCCGATCACCAACGGACACCTCGACATCATTTCCCGCGCCTCCCGTCTGTACGACGAGGTCTACGTCGCGGTCATGATCAACAAATCCAAGAAGGGCCTCTTCGAGGTCGACGAACGGATCGACCTGATCCGCCAGGTCACCGCCGAGTTCGGAAACGTCCGGGTCGAGTCCTTCCACGGCCTCCTCGTCGACTTCTGCAAGCAGCGCGACATTCCGGCCATCGTCAAGGGCCTGCGTGCCGTCAGCGACTTCGACTACGAACTCCAGATGGCCCAGATGAACAACGGGCTGTCCGGCGTCGAGACCCTCTTCGTGCCGACCAACCCCACCTACAGTTTTCTCTCCTCCTCGCTCGTCAAGGAGGTCGCCGCCTGGGGCGGGGACGTCTCCCACCTCGTGCCGCCGCTCGTCCTGGAAGCCCTGGACGGACGCCTCAAGAAGACCTGA
- a CDS encoding ATP synthase F0 subunit B has translation MDVQKKLDEIVSAVSSARSMPMSASCVVNRADLLTMLEEVRAALPGSLAQAQELIGDREQLVEQARQEADRIIRTAHEERGSLISDTEVARRSQNEADRILADARKEAEDVRAEADDYVDSKLANFEVVLTKTLGSVGRGREKLLGTGPGLDDQGYEDEDAPERSHDPETLRVNADKYVDVKLGAFEAVLAKTLEAVGRGRQTLHGRIASDDLGALGQDDDGTPRQHTSDADYLADLADSPDSLGEQPRTAEIPAQQQYGQQDQYGYQQPADPYGGYQQAYAQQQDQYGYQASADPYAYQAYDGSQAAYDPSQVQQGYVQPEQHQQQQPHALDETSLFDTGMISAEQLRAYEQGRGGQ, from the coding sequence GTGGACGTGCAGAAGAAGCTCGACGAGATCGTCTCCGCGGTCTCCAGTGCCCGGTCGATGCCCATGTCGGCCTCGTGCGTGGTCAACCGCGCCGACCTGCTCACGATGCTGGAAGAGGTGCGCGCGGCTCTGCCCGGCTCTCTCGCACAGGCGCAGGAGCTGATCGGCGACCGGGAACAACTCGTCGAGCAGGCGCGCCAGGAGGCCGACCGGATCATCCGGACCGCCCACGAGGAGCGCGGCTCCCTGATCTCCGACACGGAGGTCGCCCGCCGCTCCCAGAACGAGGCCGACCGCATCCTCGCCGATGCCCGCAAGGAGGCCGAGGACGTCCGCGCCGAGGCCGACGACTACGTCGACTCCAAGCTCGCCAACTTCGAGGTCGTCCTCACCAAGACCCTCGGCTCGGTCGGCCGCGGCCGCGAGAAGCTGCTCGGCACGGGCCCCGGCCTCGACGACCAGGGGTACGAGGACGAGGACGCCCCCGAGCGCAGCCACGACCCCGAGACCCTGCGCGTCAACGCCGACAAATACGTCGACGTGAAGCTCGGCGCCTTCGAGGCCGTCCTCGCCAAGACCCTTGAGGCGGTCGGCCGAGGCCGGCAGACCCTGCACGGCCGCATCGCCAGCGACGACCTCGGCGCCCTCGGCCAGGACGACGACGGCACCCCCAGGCAGCACACCAGCGACGCCGACTACCTGGCCGACCTCGCCGACTCCCCGGACTCCCTCGGGGAGCAGCCCCGGACGGCGGAGATCCCGGCCCAGCAGCAGTACGGCCAGCAGGACCAGTACGGCTACCAGCAGCCCGCCGACCCCTACGGCGGCTACCAGCAGGCGTACGCCCAGCAGCAGGACCAGTACGGCTACCAGGCGTCCGCCGACCCGTACGCCTACCAGGCGTACGACGGCTCGCAGGCCGCCTACGACCCCTCCCAGGTCCAGCAGGGCTACGTCCAGCCGGAGCAGCACCAACAGCAGCAGCCGCACGCCCTCGACGAGACCAGTCTCTTCGACACCGGCATGATCAGCGCCGAGCAGCTGCGCGCCTACGAACAGGGCCGCGGCGGGCAGTGA
- the rsmD gene encoding 16S rRNA (guanine(966)-N(2))-methyltransferase RsmD, producing MTRVIAGTAGGRRLAVPPGTGTRPTSDRAREGLFSTWQALLGGPLEGERVLDLYAGSGAVGLEALSRGAGHSLLVEADARAARVVRENVKALGLPGAEVRAGKAEQVVQTPSTQPYDIVFLDPPYAVPDDDLREILLTLRAGGWLAAEALVTVERSTRGGAFPWPDGFEALRSRRYGEGTFWYGRAASTCEDAR from the coding sequence ATGACCCGCGTGATCGCCGGCACAGCCGGCGGACGACGCCTGGCCGTCCCCCCGGGCACCGGCACACGCCCCACCTCCGACCGCGCCCGCGAGGGCCTCTTCTCCACCTGGCAGGCCCTCCTCGGCGGCCCCCTGGAGGGTGAGCGCGTCCTCGACCTGTACGCCGGGTCGGGCGCCGTCGGCCTGGAGGCGCTCAGCCGCGGTGCCGGGCACAGCCTGCTCGTGGAGGCCGATGCCCGTGCCGCCCGCGTCGTCCGCGAGAACGTGAAGGCGCTCGGGCTGCCCGGTGCCGAGGTCCGGGCGGGCAAGGCGGAACAGGTTGTTCAGACCCCGTCCACACAGCCGTACGACATCGTCTTCCTCGACCCGCCGTACGCCGTCCCGGACGACGATCTTCGCGAGATTCTGCTCACACTCCGGGCCGGGGGCTGGCTCGCGGCCGAAGCCCTCGTCACCGTGGAGCGCAGCACCAGAGGCGGCGCGTTCCCTTGGCCGGACGGCTTCGAAGCGCTCCGGTCCCGTCGTTACGGCGAGGGAACGTTTTGGTACGGTCGCGCCGCCTCTACGTGCGAAGACGCACGATGA